The DNA sequence AAGCCGCTTTCTCCCATTTTTCAATCAATTCCCATAACTCCCCTGCTTCTTGCCATTTTTCCTGTTTCTCTCTCATCAAAGCAACTTTTTCCTGATTACCTACTTTTTGCCAACAAGATTCTGCTAAGGCAAAAGATTGTAAATTTTCGTAAATTTTTGCACCATTTTCCCATTTTTGTGCTATGCAAAAGGCTTCTGCCGCCCTATCCCATTGATTTTGTTTTTCACACATAAAAGCGACATTTTCCCAATTGTCTAGTTTACGCCATAAATCTTCTGCTTTTTGCCAGTTTTCGGCTTTTTCATAACAAATAACGGCTTTTTCTTCTTCATCAATGGTTAGCCATGCTTTAGCCGCTTTCTCCCATTTTTCAATCAATTCCCACATTTGTGCCGCACCTTGCCAGTTTTCCCGTTTTTCTCTCGCTAAAGCAACTTTTTGCCAATCTTCCAGCATTAACCAACAGGATTCTGCTTTTTCCCAGTTTTCAGCATTTTCGTAGCAAATTCCTGCCTTTACTTTCGCTTCTGTGGATAACCAAGCCTCTGCGGCTTCTTCCCATGCCCCTTGTTTTTCACGCATTACTGCAACTTTTTCCCAGTCACCAAATTTTAACCAACAGAATTCGGCTATTTGCCAATTTTCAGCTTTTTCATAACAGCTACCAGCTTTTTCATAGGCTTTGATTTGTAACCATGCCTCTCCTGCGGTTTCCCATGTTTCTTGCTTTTCCCTGACTAAAGCAACTTTTTGCCAATCTTCTAATTTTAACCAACATGATTCGGCTGTTTGCCAATTTTCAGCTTTTTCATAACAGCTACCGGCTTTTTCATAGGCTTTGATTTGTAACCATGCCTCTCCTGCGATTTCCCATGTTTCTTGTTTTTCTCTAACTAAGGCAACTTTTTGCCAATCTTCTAGTTGTAACCAACAGGATTCTGCTGTTTGCCAATTTTCAGCTTTTTCGTAACAGCTACCAGCTTTTTCATAGGCTTTGATTTGTAACCATGCCTCTCCTGCAGTTTCCCAGATGTTTTCTTTTTCCCAGAGTAATGCAGCCTCTTGCCATTTTCCTTGTTGTTGATAGTTTTGGGCTAATTTTTGCCAATCTTTTAATTGTCGCCAACAGTTTTCTGCCAGTTTCCATAATTTTCCTTTTTCGTAGCAAATTCCCCCTTTCTCTAAGTCTGGTATTTTTAACCATGTTTCTCCTGCTTTTTGCCATTGGGATAACTTTTCCCATTCTTTAGCTGATTCTTGCCATTTTTCTTGTTTTTCACACATTAAAGCTACTTGTTGCCAGTTTTCTAATTCTCGCCAACATTCTTTTGCTTTTTCCCACATGGATATATTTTCATAACAATAGGCGGCTTTTTCGATAGGTGAGACTTTTTGCCATGCTTGGGCGGCTTTTTGCCATGCTTGTTGTTTTTCACACATTAAAGCCACATTTACCCATTGTTGAATTTGTCGCCAACATTCTTCTGCTTTTTCCCAATTTCTTGCTAGTTGATAGTCTTCTCCTGCTTGGTAATATTCTTTTAACTCTAGCCAAATATCAGCAGATTCTTGCCATTTTCCTTGTTTTTGACACAGAATAGCCACATTTTTCCAGTCTTGAAGTTGACGACAACAGGCTTCAGCTTTATTCAAGTCTCCTGCTTTTTCATAACATTCCATGGCTAGGGAATATTCTTTTTGTTTTTCCCATGCTTTTCCTGCTAAAGCAAATTGATTCAATTTTTGCCATAGTTTTCCTGCGGATTCATAGTCTTGTTGTTGATAGCAACAGAAAGCTACTTTTTCCCATTCGTTTAGTTGTCGCCATAATTTTTCTGCTTGTTGCCATTGGTTTAATTTTTCTAAGCATTGGGCGGCTTTGGCTTTTTCTTCAATTTTTAGCCATGCTTTAACAGCATTTTCCCAATTTTCTTTTCTCTCACAACAAATAGCTACTTTTTCCCACTGTGATAATTTTAACCAAGATGCGATCGCATCTTCCCAATTTTTTGCCTTTTCGTAACAAATAGCCGCTTTTTCAAATTGTTTTATTTGTAACCATGCCTCTCCTGCTTTTTGCCAAGACTCTAAACTTTCCCAGATAATTGCGGCATCTTGCCATTTATTTTGTGCCTGACAACAATAAGCTACTTGAGGAAGATTCTTTAACTTACGCCAACAAACCTCCGCCTTTTTCCATTCCATTCCCCATTGATAACACCGCGCCGCCTTCTCCAGTTGAGAAATTTTTAGATAGGCTTGTGCCGCTTTTTGCCACTGTTGTAGATGTTGCCATATTTTCCCCGCCTCTTGCCATCTATTTTGTCTTTCACAACAAATCGCTACTTTTTCCCAATGCTTTATGTTTTGCCAACATTGTTGTGCCTTTTGCCATTGAAAGACTTTTTCATAACAAACGGCCGCTTTTTCCCAATTACCTACTTGTTGCCATATTTCCCCTGCCATCAGCCATTGCTTTTCTTCCTCTCTAATTAAAGCCACCTTCTCCCAATCTTCTAGTTTTTCCCACATAGAAGCGATAAGAGATAGTTGTTGATGAAGACGATAATTTTTTTCAGCCTGAAGATAACACTCTTTTGCTTGAGAATAATTGCCTTGAATACGATATTCATCACCTGCTTTTTCCCACTCATAATTTAACTGTAAACATCGCAAATAATCTTCCCTTGCTTCACCTTTTTGATAACAGATACTAGCTTGATGAAATTCTTGATTATCTTCAAAATATTTACCTTTTTCCTGCCATTGAAATTCACTGAGATGATGCCATTTAGTCAACCATAATTTTTCTGCCACTTCTTGCCAACAGTTAACCGCTTTTTCCTCTTTCCCTAATCTTTGCCATATATCCCCCGCTTTTTCCCACTGATTTTCAACTTCTGCTTGATAAGCCTCCATCAATAAATAGTTGTACTCTAGGGAGTTATAAGTTAGATTTTCATTACTCAACTCTTGGCTATTGGGGAGAGATAAAAGGGGATTTGTTTCTTGCCTACTTTCAACATTTAGTTGTTGTTTATCCCTCATAATCTGATAACATTCTTTTGCTTGAAGAAACGCACCTTGATGATGATAAAACTTAGCAATGGTTTCAACGGTGAGAAAAAGAGAGGGTTGCCAAAAATCGTTTATATCCTCTGGGTTGATAGTGTGTAAATAATTTATTAAAGCAGGATATTGACTTTCTGGGTTAAATTCAGTTTCAGCAAAAATAATTTTGTGGTTAACACTACTCAAACACAAATAAAGATATTCGGATAAAAGTTTTTCTCCTTCTTGGTTATTTTGTAGATGTTGAAAGTAACTAAAAAAATTCCATAACAAAATAGTATCAAAAGTTAATCCTTCTAATTCATGGAGAGTGAGAATACGACTTAAGCTATTTGCTGAGGATAAGTTAAGTTTTTGTGATAGTTTTTCTTTTTCTAGTTGATGAGTAACAACAATACACTTATCAAAACCAAATGTTTTCCCTTTAGCAAAGATTTTTTCTTCATTAGAAATTAGTAAACAGCAGTCAGAATTATTTGTAAGGGGATGATTAATGTCTGGTGTTTCTTTTAACCATAGTTTGTTATTAATTAAGGCTTTGGTTAATTTAACTATTTCTTTGGAAGGAGTAAAACTGGCTTTTAATTTACTGAAATTAAGAATTGTCTCTGATGTTGTGTTGGTATATTCCCTTATTTTTTCTTGTAGGGTTGCAGAAGAATAAATTATTTTCCGAGAGTCATAGTTAAAGCAAAAGTTTTTTTCTGCGGTGGTTAATTGGCAAATTAATTTAAGACTAATTTCACTCCAGTGATGAATATTATCGCCATAGATATAATATTTCCCGATATTATCTTCGTGTAGATGAGTTAATAAATATCTACTTAAGTCGTTGTCATCCCAATAGTTATTTTCTTTTAACCATTGTTGATATTTTTCTGCTAGTTTATATATTTTTTTGTGATTGACATTGAGAGGGAGAAAACTATAGTTTTGAATTTGTTGTTGGTAGTCTTCTAAGGTAATTAATCCTTTTTCATTGATGGGATAAGCGGCATTTCCCTTGAGGAGATAATATATTTCTTGCCATAAATGCTTTGAGTCTATTTCTTCGAGATTATACTGGGTGCTAAATTTTTCTTTGAAGAGATGAAAATTAATTTGTTTACTTCTAACAAACTGGTTATTGTCTCCTTGATATGTTTCTGTTAATAGTTTTTTCAGTAATTCTGTAAGAGATAATATCTCTAGGTAATTATTTTTTTTTAAGGCTTCTCCTGTTAATTTTTTATAGTTGTTAATGATTTGATATTTATTTATTAAACTATCACTAATCAAAATAGTTTTTTGACTATCATTTTCTCTATTTTTAGCATTTAAAATGGCTTTAATTAATAGGATAGTTGTTTTACCTGTTTTTTTTATTCCCGATAATATCAGAGGATTTTTTTGATTAATATTTACAAATTCTTCTTGATTTAAAAATATATCCTTTTTCTTTTTATTTTGATTACTTAATAAATTACTTAATTTAACAAAATCATTATGATTAATTGTTAAATCTTTCTGATTAATTTTCAAACTTTCTTTAGTTTTGAAGTGGTTGATTGTTCCAGTATCTAAGTTATTATTAACAGGGTTATTATTAATATTAATATCGATAATACTGGTTTTCTCTAAGTCATTAGCAAAAGTAACAATTCTTTTTAATTTACTGCGATCGAATATATTGATAATTTTAAGATATATTTTCTGCTCATCAATAATTTTAGTTAAAAATATTTCTAATTTAAAAAAGTAATTTATTCGATAAATAATATTATTTTCTTGATATTTATTTATTTCTAATTGTATGGCAGGATTAATGATAATTTCTTCTAAAACATTGATAATATTATCAAAATAGATACTTTCTTCTAGTTTTTTTATTTTTTGGTATAAGTTATAACTAATTAATAGTAAATAATTATTCATCGCTATTATTCAATAAGTAATATCATAAAATTCTTTAATTAACCTACCACAAAAATGAACTAAAGCACTTATATTAAGGTTATGATATTTAGGGTTTATTAAAACTAATAGGTACAGTTTTTCATTTCATTTACCATTGCAAGAGTGCTGAAATTTTCCTATCCCTCGATACCGATAAGTTTTGTATCTCACCATAACTAAAATGGCTATAGTCAATGATAGTAGAGTATAGAAATAAAAACTAGCAATTCGGTATCTAGTATTTTGAATATATTTACTATTTTCAATTATCAATTGATTACAAGAGAGGATTTAGTTTTACCATTGGAGATTTTTCGGTAAAACCGATAGCTGATAGCTGACAATTAGGGCTTATAAAGCTAAGAAGGAAAAGTTTTATTTAACTCTTCAATTAACTCCTCTAATTCTTCTAAAGCCTGATTAACATCAAGACGAAGATTGCCTAAATCTGGTTTTTCTAAAAGTTGTTCTAATACTTCTTTTTTAGATGCGATCGCTCTTATTTTTTCTGCAATAATAGGTGTAGTCATGATGGCAAATAATTAATTTTTTTTGACAATATCATTCTAATATACACTCACTGCCCCCGCATAACTTTATCTAGGGGAGGGTAAGCAAAAGGAAAAGGGTAACAGTTTTCTTGTTGCAGAGCAATTATGACCTTGAATAATATAATAATCTTCAGATTGATATTACTATAGCATAATCTCAATTATTATCAACTTCAAATAGAGGACAATAACCATCGTGAGGCACAGTAAAACCATTAAGGGGAGATTCTTGATTATGACAATGTTGATTATCAAAATGACGACAGTTACCGCAGGATTCTGGATTTAGTTGTCTTCTCAAGAGACTATTTTGCTGTAGTAATTCCCGTTGAGATAATCCCCTTAAAACTAATTCTTCTCCTTGCCATCTTGCTTCAATTAAGCCTGTGTCAGCGAAATTTTGCCATCGAGGGTCTTTATTAATTTGTTCTGGTAAGGTAATAGTAACATAAGCCCCCGTTTCGTTCAATTCTCCTTCATAGTTATTTTGAGTGGTGATTTTTGGTTGCATGAATTGGGCGCCAATGGGTAAATCGACTTTTACCCCAACAGCAGGAGAATGGAGTTGATAGCGATTTTGTAATTCTTCTAAACTGGTTAAATCCGCTAGGTAATTGGGTAAACCGTGAACAAATATAATATGTTGAGGGCGTAAGTTATGAATGAGTTGGGTTGTATTTCTGCCGTCGCTATGTTCTGCTAAAAGATAGTCTTCGATAATTATTCTTTCTGGGTCATATTTTTGAGTTAATGACTTAAATTCATCAGTTTGCTTTATTTTTGATTGTTCTGGGATTAATATCAGCCATTTTTGTCCATTATCTTGACAATATTCCTGTAAATGACTTATTTTGTCTGTTAAAACGATACTTGGTTCAATAATTAATTGGTGACGGGCAGTATTTTTCGTTACCCGTCTCATGCGAGGTTTTATTTTATCATCCCAAAAAAGAGGTTGATGTTTAGCAAAATTCTGGACATTTTCGGGAAAATAGCCAATTAAATCTAAATACAAGTCACAAGCTGAAGCTAAGTCTCCATCTACCCATATATCAAGGTTTCTCCCTGTAAATTCATGATGCGATCGCAATAATTTCAGTAATTCTTGTCCTAAACCAAAGGTAGGTACAGGCATAATAACATTAACCTGAGATTCGATCGCAGTTTTTATTCTTGCCATCAACTGTTTTTCTTGGTGACGGCGATGGGGATGTCTGGCTGTGCCATAACTTCCTTCAATAATTAATATATCAGGATTTAAACCCCGTAAGCTATCCAGAGATAAACCCTCTACTAACTGTAGATTAGAAAGACAAAAATCTCCTGTATAGAAAATTTTATAAACCCTATCTCGATGATGATATTGAAATAAGAAAGCCGATGCACCTGGTAAATGGCCAGCAGGATACAATTCTACCGTTAAATCTGATTGTAAATGAAAAGGCGATCGCCAAGGTAACACTTGAGGAAAAGAAATGGAGGCAGAATCCTTTTTATCCAACCAATTAAGGGGTAATAACTTCCCTGTGACATCGCTGGTATAAATGGGCAAATCTGGGTAACACTGATGTAGAGCAAGTAACCCACGAGCATGATCCTGATGGGCATGAGTACAAAAAACCCAATCAAAAGGAGGTTGACCTTGATTAACTAATAAGCTAATATCTTCAACACCACAATCAAGTAATAGTCTATAATTACCCAGAGTAAGTTGTAAGGCAACCCCCTCGGTGTAATGCCCAACACCAAAGGGATAACAAGAAAAGCTAATTTCAGGTGCGGAAAATTTTTCTTGCCGCTTAATCATAAAAAAACTACTACTTTAATGAGCCGAACCGTTACCATCATAGTAATCGGTGTCATAGTAACCGTTTCTAGTACCGAAAAATAAAGCCGATACAATAAATAAGCCAGTTAAGATGACCATTAGCATTTTAACATCCATGATTGCTTAACACTCCGAGATATTTAGAACTGTTACTTGTATCATAAATCATTGTTTTCTCAGTTACCTTAGTTTGATATAAAATTTATTGGATTGTAGTAGGTAAGAGGCAAAGCCCTCTTTCTTTACCCCTTGCCTTTTTATTATTCCTCAATTGAATTGAATTAAAATTCCTCTGTAGCTAATAAATAAGCACTTAAAAAAGCTGATTCAACTTTACCCTGAAAACACCAATCCCCACAAACAGCTAATTGATTAGATTTATCCATATAGTATTTTTGAGTATTCGGTTTTTTTGGTAAGGCATAACGCCATAAATGTAAAGATTCGTATAAAATCCCCTCAAAATTATGAGATAAAACTTTTTCTGCTTCTTTTTTCAATATTTCTGCCACTAAATTACGGCCATCTCCATCGTGCTGTAATACTTCTTGATTAGAAGCTAAATTATTTTCCGCCCAATGAAAATTAGATTGAATAATTAAACTCAGTTGTTTACTCCTTGCAGGTTTACTACTATTAACCCCTATCCAACCTAAAATCGGATGCTCTAATTGCAAACCGTCAAAACCAAAATCTTTTTCCTCTGCGATAACTAAGATTAAACTATAGCAGGGATACATTTGCACTGATTCAATAGATGCGATTCCTCTGCAACCCTCCTCTGTCGAGACTAAATCTATGATATTGCTATGATTCTTAATTAAATCCCATGTTTGCATTGGCGGTGCAGTGATAATTACCCAATCATAATTTTCATGGTGGTTTGATTGTTCGTCAACTAAAATCCATTTATCTTCTTGTTGCTGTAAAGAAACGATACGAGTTTGTAAACAAATATTGATATTTAAAGCCATCTGTTTACATAAAGTATTCATGCTTGTAATAGGCAAATAACGACTTTTTTCCTCGGCAACTTCCTGAAAATTACCTTCTATCCAAGAAAAAAAACGTCCCTGCCATACAGTAATTGAAGAATTATATTCTTGCAAAAACTCTTTAAACAAAGGATCTTTCACCGTAAAATATTGACAACCGTGATCTAAATAACCCCATTCTGTTCTTCTGCTAGACATTCTACCACCAACCCCACGCCCTTTATCAAAAATATCAACAGAAAACCCTTTTTTACATAGGATTTTACCCACTGTCAATCCTGCCATTCCTGCCCCAATAACAGCAATTTTTTGTGTCATAATACCTGCTAAGTTGTGTGATATTTAAGATTGTACAAAAACTAATTCTATATTCTCAACATATTCTCAATTTCACTTTTTGAAAATTTATCAGTTAGAAAAAATTAAATGAGTATTTTTACTGATATTTATATCATGAAGTTTTTTTGCCCCCTAAAATTCAAGAAAATATGGAAATTATAATTAATTATTTATTTACAAATTA is a window from the Cyanobacterium sp. Dongsha4 genome containing:
- a CDS encoding MBL fold metallo-hydrolase, whose translation is MIKRQEKFSAPEISFSCYPFGVGHYTEGVALQLTLGNYRLLLDCGVEDISLLVNQGQPPFDWVFCTHAHQDHARGLLALHQCYPDLPIYTSDVTGKLLPLNWLDKKDSASISFPQVLPWRSPFHLQSDLTVELYPAGHLPGASAFLFQYHHRDRVYKIFYTGDFCLSNLQLVEGLSLDSLRGLNPDILIIEGSYGTARHPHRRHQEKQLMARIKTAIESQVNVIMPVPTFGLGQELLKLLRSHHEFTGRNLDIWVDGDLASACDLYLDLIGYFPENVQNFAKHQPLFWDDKIKPRMRRVTKNTARHQLIIEPSIVLTDKISHLQEYCQDNGQKWLILIPEQSKIKQTDEFKSLTQKYDPERIIIEDYLLAEHSDGRNTTQLIHNLRPQHIIFVHGLPNYLADLTSLEELQNRYQLHSPAVGVKVDLPIGAQFMQPKITTQNNYEGELNETGAYVTITLPEQINKDPRWQNFADTGLIEARWQGEELVLRGLSQRELLQQNSLLRRQLNPESCGNCRHFDNQHCHNQESPLNGFTVPHDGYCPLFEVDNN
- a CDS encoding NAD(P)/FAD-dependent oxidoreductase, with product MTQKIAVIGAGMAGLTVGKILCKKGFSVDIFDKGRGVGGRMSSRRTEWGYLDHGCQYFTVKDPLFKEFLQEYNSSITVWQGRFFSWIEGNFQEVAEEKSRYLPITSMNTLCKQMALNINICLQTRIVSLQQQEDKWILVDEQSNHHENYDWVIITAPPMQTWDLIKNHSNIIDLVSTEEGCRGIASIESVQMYPCYSLILVIAEEKDFGFDGLQLEHPILGWIGVNSSKPARSKQLSLIIQSNFHWAENNLASNQEVLQHDGDGRNLVAEILKKEAEKVLSHNFEGILYESLHLWRYALPKKPNTQKYYMDKSNQLAVCGDWCFQGKVESAFLSAYLLATEEF